One window from the genome of Nicotiana tomentosiformis chromosome 5, ASM39032v3, whole genome shotgun sequence encodes:
- the LOC138892159 gene encoding uncharacterized protein: MGSLAHVEADKSTMTKEVYQLASLGVLLLDSEDGGIVLQNRAESSLVAEVKEKQFNVSYLLHLKKGIHKHKTTTFEQGGDDGTLRYRGRLCVPDIDGLREWITSEAHNSRYYIHPDSTKMNHDLKEI; encoded by the coding sequence ATGGGGAGCTTAGCTCATGTTGAAGCAGACAAGAGCACTATGACGAAGGAAGTCTACCAATTAGCAAGTCTAGGAGTTCTACTTTTGGACTCCGAAGATGGTGGCATTGTTCTTCAGAACAGGGCTGAATCCTCCTTAGTAGCCGAAGTGAAGGAAAAGCAGTTCAATGTTTCCTACTTATTGCACCTGAAGAAGGGGATTCACAAACACAAGACTACGACTTTTGAACAAGGGGGAGACGATGGTACTTTGAGATACAGAGGCAGACTATGCGTTCCAGACATAGATGGGCTCAGAGAGTGGATTACGTCAGAAGCCCATAATTCCAGGTATTATATTCACCCAGATTCCACAAAGATGAATCATGATCTTAAAGAGATCTAA
- the LOC138892160 gene encoding uncharacterized protein yields the protein MEKFKLIQERLKIVESRQKSYSDMRRRDLEFQVDDWVFLKVSPMKGVMRFGKKGKLSPHYIGPYRILRRIVQVAYELELPQELAVVHLVFHVSILKKFMGDPSLVVPTKIIGVKYSLTYKEILVSILDRQIRKLITKEIASMKVYWRNQKVEMATWEAEEDMKSRYYHLFEEQAENVEVFTCFCQFCLTSRVSRGYNQDNHLRMNDTKGEIM from the exons ATGGAGAAATTCAAGTTAATTCAAGAGCGTTTAAAGATAGTTGAGAGTcgccaaaagtcctattcggatatgcggcgtagagacttagagttccaagtggatgattgggtgtttctgaaagtttctcctatgaagggcgttatgagatttgggaagaaggggaaGCTTAGTCCCCactatattgggccttatagaaTCTTGCGAAGGATTGTGCAGgtggcttatgagttagaattgccacaAGAATTAGCTGTTgtacacctagtgtttcatgtgtctatattGAAGAAATTCATGGGAGACCCTTCTCTTGTGGTTCCTACAAAGATTATAGGGGTTAAATATAGCCTAACTTACAAAGAAATTCTAGTGTCTATCCTTGATCGTCAAATCCGCAAGCTCATAACTAAGGAAATAGCCTCAATGAAAGTGTATTGGAGGAATCAAAAGGTTGAAATGGCTACGTGGGAAGCCGAAGAGGACATGAAGTCTAGATATTACCATCTCTTTGAAGAGCAAGCGGAAAATGTAGAAG TGTTCACATGTTTCTGTCAGTTCTGTTTAACGTCCAGAGTTAGTCGTGGTTACAATCAGGACAAtcatttgaggatgaatgatACCAAGGGAGAGATAATGTAA
- the LOC138892158 gene encoding uncharacterized protein yields MGLSDDLFADANIASQNNDMTITKMVAFVQGNEDRLKEEERLQRERDMEFSKRAKSAGNFSHGESQGGSNRQFFGKPKLVYAPSLVSAPVHRSKFNKKNKNFRAADSQSQASVAYRVHGYPICNMCGKRQSGLCRSGTNAPQNSKAQQGRSAGKSYYTNGGWNRLYALAGRQDTEARGVVVTGMLTVFTFDVYALMDPGSTLFYVTQYIAKKFGIEPEKLCEPFEVSTPVGESVIARHIYRGCPVNMYHRLAVEALVELEMVDFDVIMGIDCQKDDSKGYTYHLVRVRDADAQIPTLQSVPIVSEFPEVFPEDLPGVPPDRDIDLGIDLLPATKLISIPPYRMAPAELKELKVQLKDLLDKGFIRPSVSPWGATVLFVRKKDGSLRICIDYRYYRRFVEGFSSISSPLSRLTQKKVKFQWSDACEKSFVELKKRLTSAPILTLSEGTEGFVVYYDALGVGLGCVNAAW; encoded by the exons ATGGGGCTTTCAGATGACTTGTTTGCTGATGCTAATATAGCTTCTCAGAATAATGACATGACCATTACCAAAATGGTAGCCTTTGTTCAAGGGAATGAAGACAGGTTGAAGGAAGAAGAGCGGCTACAGAGAGAGAGGGATATGGAATTCAGCAAGAGAGCTAAGTCTGCAGGAAACTTTAGCCATGGAGAATCGCAAGGAGGCAGTAATCGTCAGTTCTTCGGGAAACCAAAATTAGTATATGCTCCATCTTTAGTTAGTGCACCAGTTCACAGGTCCAAGTttaacaagaaaaacaagaatttcAGAGCAGCAGACTCACAGTCACAGGCTAGTGTGGCTTACAGAGTCCATGGTTACCCTATTTGCAACATGTGTGGCAAGAGGCAATCAGGGTTGTGTCGTTCGGGCACAAATG CCCCTCAGAACTCTAAGGCCCAACAAGGGCGTAGTGCAGGAAAGTCCTATTATACGAATGGTGGTTGGAACCGCTTGTATGCACTGGCAGGCCGTCAGGATACAGAGGCTCGTGGAGTTGTTGTCACAGGTATGCTAACAGTATTTACCTTTGATGTTTACGCTCTTATGGATCCGGGATCCACCCTATTTTATGTAACCCAATATATTGCTAagaaatttgggatagaaccagaaaaGTTGTGTGAACCCTTTGAAGTGTCCACTCCAGTTGGAGAATCCGTTATAGCTAGACATATCTATAGGGGGTGTCCAGTCAATATGTATCATCGCCTTGCTGTAGAAGCCTTAGTAGAATTAGAGATGGTAGACTTCGATGTAATCATGGGCATAGATTG CCAGAAAGATGATTCCAAAGGGTATACCTATCACCTGGTTCGAGTTAGGGATGCAGATGCTCAGATTCCCACTCTCCAGTCAGTACCAATTGTAAGTGAATTCCCAGAAGTGTTTCCCGAAGATCTTCCTGGAGTCCCTcctgatagagatattgacttaggAATTGATCTACTCCCCGCCACTAAGCTaatatctattccaccttataggatggctccagcagagttgaaagagctAAAAGTCCAGTTGAAAGATCTTCTAGATAAGGGATTTATAAGGCcaagtgtctcaccttggggcgCTACTGTCTTGTTTGtccgaaagaaagatgggtctttGCGCATATGCATTGACTATC GCTATTACAGGCGTTTCGTAGAGGGATTTTCCTCTATCTCATCCCCTTTGAGTAGATTGACTCAGAAGAAGGTCAAGTTTCAATGGTCGGACGCTTGCGAGAAAAGTTTTGTGGAGTTAAAGAAAAGGTTGACTTCAGCGCCAATTTTGACACTATCGGAAGGAACCGAAGGGTTCGTTGTTTATTATGATGCTTTAGGGGTTGGTCTTGGATGTGTTAATGCAGCATGGTAA
- the LOC138892157 gene encoding uncharacterized protein has product MPNASDMDFRGAIQLLTQIVATHAQWQKTSVVDVTGSSRSREFLNMKPPIFTGSKKAEDLLKEEERLQRERDMDYSKRAKSVGNFSHGESQGCSNRQFFRKPKLGSAPSSAGAPVQGSKFNKKNQNFIATDSQSQANVGYRVPGYPIFNTCCKRHLGLCRSGTNGCFG; this is encoded by the exons ATGCCTAATGCTTCAGACATGGATTTCAGGGGAGCTATCCAGTTGCTCACCCAAATTGTTGCTACTCATGCTCAATGGCAGAAGACAAGTGTTGTTGATGTGACGGGTAGTTCTAGGTCCAGGGAATTCCTCAACATGAAACCTCCAATCTTCACAGGGTCCAAAAAGGCTGAGGATCT GTTGAAGGAAGAAGAGCGGCTACAGAGAGAGAGGGATATGGATTACAGTAAGAGAGCTAAGTCTGTAGGAAATTTCAGCCATGGAGAATCGCAAGGATGCAGTAATCGTCAGTTCTTCAGGAAACCAAAATTAGGATCTGCTCCATCTTCAGCAGGTGCACCAGTTCAGGGGTCCAAGTTTAACAAGAAAAATCAGAATTTCATAGCAACAGACTCGCAGTCACAGGCTAATGTGGGCTATAGAGTCCCTGGTTACCCTATTTTCAACACATGTTGTAAGAGGCACCTAGGGTTGTGTCGGTCAGGAACTAATGGTTGCTTTGGGTAA